A single Methylobacterium sp. 17Sr1-1 DNA region contains:
- a CDS encoding Gfo/Idh/MocA family oxidoreductase translates to MSASIGWGIVGFGWVARDFMAPAIRAAGHRLVAVCDPGAEAREAATALGARGHADLAGLLAEPEVEAVYVATPNHLHRGAVEALAEAGKAILCEKPMAAALEDAEAMAAAVARTGALYGTAFDQRHHPAHRLLRDEIRAGRVGTVTGVRIVYACWLDRGWTAIPGQQNWRIDQAQAGGGALMDLAPHGLDLTDFLLDEPILDVTALTQARAQDYAVDDGALLIGRTGSGVLASLHVAYNCPDALPRRRLEIAGTKGLLVARNTMGQEAGGSVAFIDGATGETTPLAFDTAASPFLEQVRAFGRSLRDPAGRDAWSAARDLHTMRLLARAYAASPSHLPEQSPVAPAA, encoded by the coding sequence ATGTCGGCGTCGATCGGCTGGGGCATCGTCGGGTTCGGCTGGGTCGCCCGGGACTTCATGGCGCCGGCGATCCGGGCCGCCGGGCACCGCCTCGTCGCGGTCTGCGATCCCGGCGCCGAGGCGCGCGAGGCCGCCACGGCGCTCGGTGCGCGGGGCCATGCCGACCTCGCCGGGCTGCTGGCCGAGCCGGAGGTCGAGGCGGTCTACGTCGCGACGCCCAACCACCTGCATCGCGGTGCCGTCGAGGCGCTGGCCGAAGCCGGCAAGGCGATCCTGTGCGAGAAGCCGATGGCGGCGGCGCTGGAAGATGCCGAGGCGATGGCGGCGGCGGTCGCCCGCACCGGCGCGCTCTACGGCACCGCCTTCGACCAGCGCCACCACCCGGCCCACCGCCTGCTCCGCGACGAGATCCGCGCCGGCCGGGTCGGCACCGTCACAGGCGTGCGCATCGTCTATGCCTGCTGGCTCGACCGGGGCTGGACGGCGATTCCCGGACAGCAGAACTGGCGCATCGACCAGGCCCAGGCCGGCGGCGGCGCCTTGATGGACCTCGCCCCCCACGGCCTCGACCTGACCGACTTCCTCCTCGACGAGCCGATCCTCGACGTCACCGCGCTGACCCAGGCGAGGGCGCAGGACTACGCCGTCGACGACGGCGCGCTGCTGATCGGCCGGACCGGCTCGGGCGTGCTGGCGAGCCTGCACGTCGCCTACAATTGCCCCGACGCGCTGCCGCGCCGGCGCCTGGAGATCGCCGGCACGAAGGGCCTGTTGGTCGCCCGCAACACGATGGGCCAGGAAGCGGGCGGGAGCGTCGCCTTCATCGACGGCGCCACCGGCGAAACGACTCCGCTCGCCTTCGACACCGCGGCATCGCCGTTCCTGGAGCAGGTACGGGCCTTCGGGCGCTCCTTGCGCGATCCGGCCGGGCGCGACGCCTGGTCGGCCGCGCGCGACCTGCACACGATGCGGCTGCTCGCCCGCGCCTACGCCGCCTCTCCCTCGCATTTGCCCGAACAATCCCCCGTCGCGCCGGCCGCCTGA